One region of Tumebacillus amylolyticus genomic DNA includes:
- a CDS encoding beta-class carbonic anhydrase, whose protein sequence is MTILQDILTYNQEFVDNKEYEKYQTDKFPNKKLVILSCMDTRLTEMLPRALNLRNGDAKIIKNAGGILTSPFGGIMRSIIVALYELGAQEVCVIGHHGCGMASINPSQTIEKMKSRGVDEKTFDVLDYSGLDLEKWLHGFANVEESVRGSVEVVRNHPLLPKNTPVHGLVIDPETGKLDLVVDGYAELA, encoded by the coding sequence ATGACAATCCTCCAAGACATCCTAACTTACAACCAAGAATTCGTTGACAACAAAGAGTACGAAAAGTACCAAACAGACAAATTCCCTAACAAAAAACTCGTCATCCTCTCCTGCATGGACACCCGTCTCACGGAGATGCTCCCGCGCGCGCTCAACCTGCGCAACGGAGATGCCAAGATCATCAAAAACGCCGGCGGTATCCTCACCTCCCCGTTTGGCGGCATCATGCGCTCGATCATCGTCGCGCTGTACGAACTCGGCGCGCAGGAAGTCTGCGTCATCGGGCACCACGGCTGCGGCATGGCTTCCATCAATCCGTCGCAAACGATTGAAAAAATGAAATCGCGCGGCGTCGACGAGAAAACCTTCGACGTCCTCGACTATTCCGGACTCGATCTGGAAAAATGGCTGCACGGCTTTGCCAACGTCGAAGAGTCGGTTCGCGGCTCCGTCGAAGTCGTCCGCAACCACCCGCTGCTCCCGAAAAACACCCCGGTCCACGGTCTGGTCATCGACCCGGAAACCGGCAAGCTCGACCTCGTCGTCGACGGGTACGCAGAGCTCGCGTAG
- a CDS encoding phosphotransferase — MSSLDVLLGQGRTAEVYAWGEGLILKLYRTGFPKEWVDHEFRVARAVRETGVDAPDVRERVHVEGREGIVYERVEGSTLLGALQIGWSPERIGEVQAELHVKMQGKTLRGVQGLDAAKQEASPLPSMRVRLQDEISRAESLSEDVRSRVLDVLASLPDEQALLHGDFHPENILLTQTRGPVVIDWTTATIGHPLADVARSSLLLTLAALPPGLEGNPVIEAMRQTIHDAYLAHYHELTHTSPADLLPWKIVSAAARLSEKLPQVEHDRVRAFLETNLIYNL, encoded by the coding sequence GTGTCAAGTCTTGATGTTTTGCTTGGACAAGGTCGTACTGCGGAAGTATATGCGTGGGGAGAAGGGTTGATTCTCAAACTCTATCGCACAGGGTTTCCGAAGGAATGGGTGGACCACGAGTTTCGCGTGGCCCGTGCGGTTCGGGAAACGGGGGTTGACGCTCCCGATGTGCGGGAGCGCGTACATGTGGAAGGTCGGGAAGGGATCGTGTACGAGCGAGTGGAGGGTTCGACGTTGCTCGGCGCGTTGCAGATCGGATGGTCGCCGGAGCGAATTGGGGAAGTTCAGGCGGAGTTGCATGTGAAGATGCAAGGCAAGACCTTGCGTGGAGTACAAGGATTGGACGCAGCGAAACAAGAAGCGAGTCCTTTGCCCTCCATGCGTGTCCGCTTACAAGACGAAATCTCGCGTGCCGAGAGCCTGTCCGAAGACGTTCGATCTCGCGTGCTCGATGTGCTTGCGAGCTTGCCTGATGAACAGGCGCTCTTGCACGGCGACTTTCATCCGGAGAACATCTTGCTGACTCAAACTCGCGGCCCTGTGGTGATCGACTGGACGACGGCGACAATCGGTCACCCGCTTGCCGACGTGGCCCGCAGTTCCTTGCTGCTAACGCTTGCCGCACTCCCGCCGGGTCTGGAGGGCAACCCCGTCATCGAAGCCATGCGCCAAACCATCCATGACGCGTATCTCGCCCACTACCACGAACTCACCCACACCAGCCCCGCCGACCTCCTCCCCTGGAAGATCGTCAGCGCCGCCGCCCGTCTCAGTGAAAAACTCCCCCAAGTCGAACACGATCGAGTCCGGGCCTTCCTCGAAACCAACCTCATTTATAATTTGTAA
- a CDS encoding LPD28 domain-containing protein produces MIKTTKFKGVRVQFTRDRIEEDDRDLDKFYYEIQHDDERTYLPIKLETQVTQDFWGTMIADEEIEFNNGDFHSLTEDLGLKIAKAFGLVE; encoded by the coding sequence ATGATCAAAACCACGAAATTCAAAGGCGTCCGCGTCCAATTCACCCGCGACCGCATCGAAGAGGACGACCGTGACCTCGACAAGTTCTACTACGAAATCCAACACGACGACGAACGCACCTACCTCCCGATCAAACTCGAAACTCAAGTCACCCAAGACTTCTGGGGCACGATGATCGCCGACGAAGAAATCGAGTTCAACAACGGCGACTTCCACTCCCTAACCGAAGACCTCGGCCTCAAAATCGCCAAAGCGTTCGGCCTCGTCGAATAG
- a CDS encoding gamma-glutamyl-gamma-aminobutyrate hydrolase family protein, which translates to MYVRPIIGITSTLVKLNELSEGVYVHQDYYRGIEKCGGLPLVLPLTEPELFQRTLDFCDGVIFTGGEDVDPAHYGAEPHQQLGPTLKHRDRVEVEAIRYVRNLDKPLLGICRGAQVLNVALGGTLYQDLPSELPHALQHLQKAARGVDSHWVHVSEGSRLHQVFDSTKVRVNSFHHQAIRDLARGLVVTATASDGVIEAVEDPNSTYTVGVQWHPESMWATDDNMLRLFQDFVDQCRR; encoded by the coding sequence ATGTACGTGAGACCGATTATCGGCATAACCAGCACCTTGGTCAAACTCAACGAACTGAGCGAAGGCGTGTACGTTCACCAAGACTACTACCGAGGCATTGAAAAGTGCGGCGGTCTGCCGCTCGTGCTCCCGCTGACCGAGCCGGAACTGTTCCAACGCACGCTCGATTTCTGTGACGGCGTGATTTTTACCGGCGGGGAAGACGTTGATCCTGCTCACTACGGCGCCGAACCGCATCAACAACTCGGCCCGACCCTCAAGCATCGCGACCGCGTCGAAGTCGAAGCGATTCGCTATGTTCGCAACTTGGACAAGCCACTGCTCGGCATCTGCCGTGGTGCCCAAGTGCTGAACGTCGCCCTCGGCGGCACCCTCTACCAAGACCTGCCCAGCGAACTCCCGCACGCCCTGCAACATCTGCAAAAAGCCGCCCGCGGCGTCGATTCGCACTGGGTTCATGTCTCTGAAGGCAGCCGCCTCCACCAAGTGTTCGACAGCACCAAAGTTCGCGTCAACTCGTTCCATCACCAAGCCATACGCGATCTTGCACGAGGTCTCGTCGTGACGGCGACCGCTTCGGACGGCGTCATCGAGGCTGTTGAAGACCCGAATTCCACCTACACCGTCGGCGTGCAATGGCACCCGGAATCGATGTGGGCCACCGATGACAACATGCTGCGCCTGTTCCAAGACTTCGTGGACCAATGCCGCCGCTGA
- a CDS encoding glutathione ABC transporter substrate-binding protein → MTSKQAVKLALTGLLAASVVLTGCSTSTTTSDPGSSTSNEKKRTDLTVAQAANPTTMDPQDAQDTLSFSIMKTMYEGLLGFDKDMKVIPVLADGMPTLSADAKEVTFKLKQGIKFQDGTDFNAEAVKANLDRVKDPNNKLKRASLFATVDHTEVLDPYTVKIVLNKPFAAIVETFAHPAAMMISPKAIKDFGKDVQRHPVGTGPYQFVEWKDADHVTVKKFADYHDKNNLAKLETIVFKPVTEASSRVSMLKAGDAQYVYPFPPDQAAAVKGDDSIALDQTPSIVERYVAFNTTKKPFDDKRVRQALNYAVNKDALIKVVANGYAQPAKSAIAPNVWGYKEQTPYNFDLDKAKKLLADAGYANGFDTTIWTANASESAKVAEFIQQQWKQIGVNANVQQMESGTLSNQMYVKPEESKMLTYSGGWSPSTGEADWGLRPLLTKDLFPPAGYNVGYYVNDQVEKDISTGLSTGNKDERLAAYADAQKVINDDAPWLFLYVSDNLAGKRKNVSGAFVLPDGALDLTHAEFK, encoded by the coding sequence ATGACTTCCAAACAAGCTGTCAAACTCGCGCTGACCGGCCTGCTCGCCGCAAGCGTCGTCCTCACCGGTTGCTCGACGTCCACGACCACAAGCGACCCCGGCTCCAGCACATCCAATGAGAAAAAACGTACCGACCTCACCGTCGCCCAAGCGGCCAACCCGACGACGATGGACCCGCAAGACGCGCAGGACACGCTCTCTTTTTCGATCATGAAAACGATGTACGAAGGCTTGCTCGGCTTTGACAAAGACATGAAAGTCATCCCCGTCCTCGCCGACGGCATGCCGACTCTGTCTGCCGATGCCAAGGAAGTGACGTTCAAACTCAAACAGGGCATCAAATTCCAAGACGGTACCGACTTCAACGCCGAAGCGGTCAAAGCGAACCTCGACCGCGTCAAGGACCCCAACAACAAACTCAAACGCGCCTCGCTGTTCGCCACCGTCGACCACACCGAAGTTCTCGACCCCTACACGGTCAAAATCGTGCTGAACAAACCGTTCGCCGCCATCGTCGAAACGTTTGCCCACCCCGCCGCCATGATGATCTCCCCGAAAGCGATCAAGGACTTCGGCAAAGACGTCCAACGCCATCCGGTCGGCACCGGCCCGTACCAATTCGTCGAATGGAAAGACGCCGACCACGTCACCGTCAAGAAATTCGCCGACTACCATGACAAAAACAACCTCGCGAAGCTCGAAACCATCGTCTTCAAACCGGTCACCGAAGCGTCTTCCCGCGTCTCGATGCTCAAAGCGGGCGACGCCCAATACGTGTACCCGTTCCCTCCCGACCAAGCGGCAGCGGTCAAAGGCGACGACAGCATCGCCCTCGACCAAACGCCGTCCATCGTCGAGCGCTACGTGGCGTTCAACACGACGAAAAAACCGTTCGACGACAAGCGCGTTCGCCAAGCGCTCAACTACGCCGTCAACAAAGACGCGCTGATCAAAGTCGTCGCCAACGGCTATGCACAACCCGCCAAATCCGCCATCGCACCGAACGTCTGGGGCTACAAGGAACAAACCCCGTACAACTTCGACCTCGACAAAGCCAAAAAACTCCTCGCCGACGCGGGCTACGCGAACGGCTTCGACACCACGATCTGGACCGCCAACGCTTCCGAATCCGCCAAAGTCGCAGAATTTATCCAACAGCAATGGAAACAAATCGGCGTCAACGCCAACGTCCAGCAAATGGAATCGGGCACGCTTTCCAACCAAATGTACGTCAAACCGGAAGAGTCGAAAATGCTGACCTACTCCGGAGGCTGGTCACCGTCCACGGGAGAAGCAGACTGGGGTCTTCGTCCGCTCCTCACCAAAGACCTGTTCCCGCCGGCGGGCTACAACGTCGGCTACTACGTCAACGACCAAGTGGAAAAAGACATCTCCACCGGACTCTCCACCGGCAACAAAGACGAGCGTCTCGCCGCCTACGCAGACGCGCAAAAAGTCATCAACGACGATGCCCCGTGGCTGTTCCTCTACGTATCGGACAACCTCGCAGGCAAGCGCAAAAACGTCTCCGGCGCGTTCGTCCTGCCCGACGGTGCGCTCGATTTGACGCACGCAGAGTTCAAGTAA
- the nikB gene encoding nickel ABC transporter permease — MLVYVGRRLLGMVPILLVVAVVIFMFLHLIPGDPARLIAGPEASLQDVENVRSSIGLDLPIWKQFWLFFSRAVQGDFGMSYRTHQPVFQMISERFWPTLELAFWSMIWAMAAGLLLGVVAATKRGKWADNLAMFGSVTGISMPSFWLGLLLIELFAVKLGWLPSGGAGGFKYVILPAITLGSGVAAVIARFTRNSLLETLREDYVRTARAKGARESVVVWSHALRNALIPVVTMTGLQFGFLLGGSVVVEAVFTWPGMGRLLIDAVNFRDYPVIQAEMLLFALEFMVINLAVDVLYAVLNPQIRLDR; from the coding sequence GTGCTCGTGTATGTCGGCAGGCGGTTGCTTGGGATGGTGCCGATTTTGCTCGTGGTGGCCGTGGTGATCTTCATGTTCTTGCATCTGATTCCCGGCGACCCGGCGCGGTTGATCGCAGGGCCGGAAGCGTCGCTTCAAGACGTCGAGAATGTGCGGTCGTCGATCGGTCTCGACCTTCCGATCTGGAAGCAGTTCTGGTTGTTTTTCTCCCGCGCTGTGCAAGGGGACTTCGGAATGTCGTATCGGACGCACCAGCCGGTTTTTCAGATGATCTCGGAACGGTTCTGGCCGACGCTTGAATTGGCGTTTTGGTCGATGATCTGGGCGATGGCGGCAGGTCTTCTGCTTGGCGTCGTCGCGGCGACGAAACGCGGCAAGTGGGCGGACAACCTCGCGATGTTCGGGTCGGTGACGGGGATTTCGATGCCTTCGTTTTGGCTCGGGCTGTTGCTGATCGAGTTGTTCGCCGTGAAGCTTGGCTGGCTGCCTTCGGGCGGGGCAGGCGGTTTTAAGTACGTGATCTTGCCCGCCATTACGCTTGGGTCGGGGGTCGCGGCGGTGATTGCGCGGTTCACGCGGAACTCGCTTTTGGAAACGTTGCGCGAAGATTATGTGCGCACGGCGAGGGCCAAAGGGGCGCGGGAGAGCGTCGTGGTCTGGTCGCACGCCTTGCGCAACGCGTTGATTCCCGTCGTCACGATGACCGGCTTGCAGTTCGGGTTCCTGCTCGGCGGGTCGGTGGTCGTGGAAGCGGTGTTCACTTGGCCCGGCATGGGTCGTCTGCTCATCGACGCCGTGAACTTTCGCGATTATCCCGTGATTCAAGCGGAGATGTTGCTGTTTGCACTGGAATTTATGGTCATCAATTTGGCGGTCGATGTGCTCTACGCGGTGCTCAATCCGCAAATTCGACTGGATCGCTAG
- a CDS encoding ABC transporter permease subunit, with protein sequence MSQVSQGKAGNSPWKRFVRKFSRQRMGMVALVVVVILFLLMLIGPSISPFDPAEPDYNAVMEGPSGSHWMGTDDFGRDIFSRVLNGTRISLAVGLSSVFGGALIGMFFGLTAGYYGGKYDSLVMRACDVLFAFPGILLAIAIIAILGPGLPNVVVAVAVFTIPSIIRIVRGETLALKNKTYIEAARATGLRDREIIWRHIFPGTISVVLVYVTMRIGSAILIAASLSFLGMGAQPPTPEWGAMLSSGRDYLTTAPHVAMFPGLAILVTCLAFNLLGDALRDALDRKLTD encoded by the coding sequence ATGTCGCAAGTCTCGCAAGGCAAGGCTGGAAACTCCCCGTGGAAGCGGTTTGTGCGAAAGTTCAGTCGCCAGCGGATGGGGATGGTGGCGCTCGTCGTCGTTGTGATTTTGTTTTTGCTGATGCTGATCGGACCTTCAATTTCGCCGTTTGACCCTGCGGAGCCGGATTACAACGCGGTGATGGAGGGACCTTCGGGGTCGCATTGGATGGGCACGGATGATTTTGGCCGTGACATTTTTTCCAGAGTGTTGAACGGGACGCGCATCTCGCTGGCGGTGGGCTTGAGCTCGGTGTTCGGCGGGGCGTTGATCGGGATGTTCTTCGGTTTGACGGCCGGGTATTACGGAGGGAAGTACGATTCGCTGGTGATGCGGGCGTGCGATGTGCTGTTTGCGTTTCCGGGCATCTTGCTTGCGATTGCGATCATCGCCATCCTAGGTCCTGGTCTGCCGAATGTCGTCGTCGCCGTGGCGGTGTTTACGATTCCAAGCATCATTCGTATTGTGCGGGGGGAGACCCTTGCGTTGAAAAACAAAACGTACATCGAAGCGGCCCGTGCGACAGGACTTCGGGACCGCGAGATAATCTGGCGGCATATCTTCCCCGGCACGATTTCGGTCGTGTTGGTGTACGTGACGATGCGGATCGGGTCAGCGATTTTGATTGCGGCCTCGCTTTCGTTTCTCGGCATGGGCGCTCAACCGCCGACGCCGGAGTGGGGGGCGATGCTTTCGAGTGGTCGTGATTACCTGACGACCGCCCCGCACGTCGCGATGTTTCCGGGGTTGGCGATCTTGGTGACGTGTCTGGCGTTCAACCTGCTCGGCGACGCCCTGCGCGATGCGCTCGACCGCAAGCTGACCGATTGA
- a CDS encoding ABC transporter ATP-binding protein: MALLQVSDLEIAFKTERGDVTAVAGVSFFLEKGETLGIVGESGCGKSVTSLSIMRLLPNPPGRISGGRIELGGRNLVELSEREMREVRGNLVSMIFQEPMTSLNPVFTIGKQIDEAIRLHKKVSKREARVLTVEILKKVGIPRPEQIAKEYPHQLSGGMRQRVMIAMALVCEPQLLIADEPTTALDVTIQAQILHLMDSLKRETGTSILLITHDLGVVAEMCDRVLVMYAGQVVEEATVESLFAEPKHPYTVGLLNSIPHADRKSERLPSIAGNVPSLAEMPVGCRFAPRCPVALEKCHSQNPELLTVSESHACRCWLAQEEGGEMS; encoded by the coding sequence ATGGCACTTTTACAAGTTTCAGACCTGGAGATTGCATTCAAAACGGAACGGGGCGACGTCACCGCCGTGGCGGGCGTTTCCTTTTTTCTCGAAAAAGGAGAAACGCTCGGCATCGTCGGGGAGTCCGGCTGTGGAAAGTCGGTGACGTCGCTCTCGATCATGCGCCTCTTGCCGAACCCGCCGGGTCGAATCTCAGGCGGGAGAATCGAACTTGGCGGGCGCAATTTGGTGGAGTTGAGCGAGCGGGAGATGCGCGAGGTGCGGGGGAATCTCGTTTCGATGATCTTTCAAGAGCCGATGACGTCGCTCAATCCCGTGTTCACGATTGGCAAGCAGATTGATGAAGCAATTCGTCTCCATAAAAAGGTCAGCAAACGCGAAGCCCGCGTACTGACCGTCGAGATTTTGAAAAAAGTCGGCATCCCGCGCCCCGAGCAGATTGCGAAGGAATACCCGCATCAGTTGAGCGGCGGGATGAGACAGCGGGTGATGATCGCAATGGCGCTGGTTTGCGAGCCGCAGTTGTTGATCGCCGACGAGCCGACGACCGCGTTGGACGTGACGATTCAGGCGCAGATTCTGCATCTCATGGACTCGTTGAAGCGGGAGACGGGGACGTCTATTTTGTTGATTACGCACGATTTGGGCGTGGTGGCGGAGATGTGCGATCGGGTGTTGGTGATGTATGCGGGGCAGGTGGTGGAGGAAGCGACGGTGGAGTCGCTTTTTGCAGAACCGAAACATCCGTATACGGTGGGGTTGCTGAACTCGATCCCGCACGCAGATCGCAAGTCGGAGCGGTTGCCTTCGATTGCAGGCAATGTGCCGTCGCTGGCGGAGATGCCCGTCGGCTGTCGCTTCGCTCCGCGCTGTCCGGTTGCTTTAGAAAAATGCCACTCGCAGAATCCGGAGTTGCTCACCGTGAGTGAGAGCCACGCCTGCCGTTGCTGGCTTGCGCAAGAGGAAGGAGGGGAGATGTCGTGA
- a CDS encoding dipeptide ABC transporter ATP-binding protein yields the protein MSERTKEVLLDVRGLKMYFELRGGLLHRVTGHVKAVDDVSFSVRRGETFGIVGESGCGKSTTGRMLLRLLDPTSGTVLFDGVDLAQLNREAMRQKRREIQMVFQDPYASLNPRMTVADILAEPLRAHGVTDRAEVERRVSEILAACGLSAEQARRYPHEFSGGQRQRIGIARALVLQPKLIVADEPVSALDVSIQSQILNLLQDLQDTYGLTYVFISHDLSVVRHISDRVGVMYLGRMVEIGDAETLYEKPLHPYTQSLLAAVPIPDPTQRRERTLLQGDVPSPANPPQGCAFAPRCPHATEICHTKRPELQELAPGHQVACHLY from the coding sequence GTGAGTGAACGTACGAAGGAAGTTTTACTCGACGTCCGTGGACTGAAAATGTACTTCGAGCTCCGCGGCGGGCTGCTTCATCGTGTGACCGGCCATGTCAAAGCGGTCGACGACGTCTCCTTCTCCGTGCGTCGGGGCGAGACGTTCGGGATCGTCGGCGAGTCGGGGTGCGGGAAGTCCACCACGGGGCGGATGCTTCTGCGTTTGCTCGACCCGACCTCCGGCACCGTCCTGTTCGACGGCGTAGACCTTGCGCAGTTGAATCGTGAAGCCATGCGCCAAAAACGCCGCGAAATTCAGATGGTCTTCCAAGACCCCTACGCTTCTCTCAACCCGCGCATGACCGTCGCCGACATCCTCGCCGAACCTCTGCGTGCGCACGGCGTCACAGACCGCGCCGAAGTCGAGCGACGCGTCTCCGAAATCCTCGCGGCCTGCGGACTTTCTGCGGAACAAGCCCGCCGCTACCCGCACGAATTCTCAGGCGGTCAACGCCAGCGAATCGGCATCGCCCGCGCCTTGGTGTTGCAACCGAAACTCATCGTCGCCGACGAGCCTGTTTCTGCACTCGACGTCTCGATCCAATCGCAAATTCTCAACCTCCTGCAAGACTTACAAGACACCTACGGCCTCACCTACGTCTTCATCTCCCACGACCTCTCCGTCGTCCGCCACATCTCCGACCGAGTCGGCGTCATGTACCTCGGTCGCATGGTTGAAATCGGAGACGCCGAAACCCTCTACGAAAAACCGCTCCACCCCTACACGCAATCCCTGCTCGCCGCCGTCCCCATCCCGGACCCGACCCAGAGACGCGAGCGAACCCTCCTCCAAGGCGACGTTCCCTCCCCCGCCAACCCGCCCCAAGGGTGCGCCTTCGCCCCGCGTTGCCCCCATGCGACCGAAATTTGCCATACCAAACGCCCCGAGTTGCAAGAACTCGCACCCGGTCACCAAGTGGCGTGCCATCTGTACTAA
- a CDS encoding multidrug effflux MFS transporter, which yields MNTVAVSQPAKRSKVWLIIVLGALAAFAPLSIDMYLPALPTMANDLQTNTSSAQLTLTACLLGLALGQLFVGPISDIRGRRGPLLIGLVVYTLASFLCAISPNIWMLVGLRFLQGLAGSGAIVISRAIVRDYYSGSEMTKFFSLLMLVNGLAPILAPIIGGQLLKFTSWQGVFIVLGLLGVIMFLATFFGLKESLPVENRSEAGIRNTLSTLGGIMKDRVFMGYAWSQGLVMASMFAYISGSPFVLQNVYGVSPQLYSLLFAINGIGIVLAGQVTGRLSSKVEAKKVLVTGLLMSLLGAVLLNIMFVSGIGLIGVMVSLFLIVSCVGVVGPTSTSLAMQNHGRSAGSAAALLGVTQLFAGAIASPLVGLGGSNNATPMGLVILVASVGAMLCFVLLARRK from the coding sequence TTGAACACTGTCGCTGTCTCTCAGCCTGCCAAACGCAGCAAGGTTTGGCTGATCATCGTACTGGGCGCGTTGGCGGCGTTTGCCCCGCTCTCCATTGATATGTACTTGCCCGCGTTGCCGACGATGGCAAACGATCTGCAGACCAATACGTCCTCCGCCCAACTCACGCTGACGGCGTGTCTGCTCGGGTTGGCGCTCGGCCAATTGTTCGTCGGCCCGATCAGTGACATCCGAGGTCGTCGGGGTCCGCTGTTGATCGGCCTTGTCGTCTATACGCTGGCTTCGTTTCTCTGCGCGATCTCGCCGAACATCTGGATGCTCGTGGGACTGCGCTTCCTGCAAGGGTTGGCCGGGTCCGGCGCCATCGTCATCTCGCGGGCGATCGTCCGCGACTACTACTCGGGCTCGGAGATGACGAAGTTTTTCTCCCTGCTGATGCTGGTCAACGGCTTGGCTCCGATCTTGGCCCCGATCATCGGCGGGCAACTGCTGAAATTCACTTCGTGGCAGGGGGTCTTTATCGTCCTCGGCCTGCTCGGTGTCATCATGTTCCTCGCGACGTTCTTCGGGCTAAAAGAAAGCCTGCCCGTTGAAAACCGCTCCGAAGCGGGCATTCGCAACACGCTCTCGACGCTTGGCGGCATCATGAAAGACCGCGTCTTCATGGGCTACGCGTGGTCGCAAGGTCTGGTCATGGCGTCGATGTTTGCGTACATCTCCGGTTCCCCGTTCGTCTTGCAAAATGTCTACGGCGTATCGCCGCAGTTGTACAGTCTGTTGTTTGCGATCAACGGGATTGGGATCGTGCTCGCCGGGCAAGTGACGGGACGACTGTCTTCGAAAGTCGAAGCGAAAAAAGTCTTGGTCACCGGCTTGCTGATGTCGCTCCTCGGCGCGGTGCTGCTCAACATCATGTTCGTCTCCGGCATCGGGTTGATCGGCGTCATGGTCTCGCTGTTCCTCATCGTCTCCTGCGTCGGAGTCGTCGGCCCGACGTCCACGTCGCTCGCGATGCAGAACCACGGCCGCTCGGCAGGCAGTGCCGCCGCGTTGCTCGGTGTCACCCAACTTTTCGCAGGTGCGATTGCCTCCCCGCTCGTCGGTCTGGGCGGGAGCAACAACGCGACCCCGATGGGCCTCGTGATTTTGGTCGCCTCGGTCGGTGCCATGCTGTGCTTCGTACTGCTGGCGAGAAGGAAGTAA
- a CDS encoding lecithin retinol acyltransferase family protein yields MSRGRRRRSGGTLGDVFGLLGAGVQLVAEVGKHSPVEKVRNLSQTVENFLDANDPGRVSKRLRTDETHRLQAGDHIYSQRVGYTHHGIYVGSGRVIHYLLDHGICETTLDGFACGSNIHRKSSIKRYSDREIVRRAYARIGESDYNLFHNNCEHFANWCRNGS; encoded by the coding sequence ATGAGCAGAGGGAGACGGAGACGGTCCGGCGGGACATTGGGGGATGTGTTTGGGCTGTTGGGCGCGGGCGTTCAGTTGGTCGCGGAGGTTGGCAAGCACTCGCCGGTGGAGAAAGTCCGCAACTTGTCGCAAACGGTGGAAAACTTCCTCGACGCCAACGACCCGGGTCGTGTATCGAAGCGATTGCGAACCGATGAAACGCATCGCTTGCAAGCGGGCGATCATATCTACTCCCAACGGGTCGGGTATACGCATCATGGAATTTACGTCGGATCGGGGCGCGTCATTCATTATCTGCTGGATCACGGCATTTGCGAGACGACGCTCGATGGATTCGCTTGCGGGTCGAACATCCACCGCAAATCTAGCATCAAGCGCTACTCCGACCGCGAGATCGTCCGTCGAGCGTATGCGCGAATCGGCGAGAGTGACTACAACCTGTTCCACAACAACTGCGAACACTTCGCCAACTGGTGCCGAAACGGGAGTTGA
- a CDS encoding class I SAM-dependent methyltransferase: protein MEWTGERIIPKLLKPTNGMLLEHVARYFFALPYVQGRVLDIACGSGYGCHMVAKDRKRELVEMVGVDNDPEAIAYATREYHHQKVTYRQGDALDPQLPALLGTFDTILSFETLEHVADDRLFLDHLVQMLNPGGTLVISTPYGRGRGMPTSEPFHVHQLTEAEFQHLFASYPELSVEFYNQRGPTFEKERREGVRYFLGIAVCTKTS from the coding sequence ATGGAGTGGACAGGCGAGCGAATCATCCCGAAATTATTGAAGCCGACGAACGGGATGTTGTTGGAGCATGTGGCGAGGTACTTTTTTGCGTTGCCGTATGTGCAGGGGCGGGTGCTGGACATCGCGTGCGGCAGCGGCTACGGATGCCACATGGTGGCGAAGGACCGCAAGCGGGAGTTGGTCGAGATGGTGGGGGTGGACAACGACCCCGAGGCCATTGCGTATGCAACCCGCGAATACCATCACCAAAAAGTGACCTACCGCCAAGGAGATGCACTCGACCCGCAGTTACCGGCGCTTTTGGGGACGTTTGATACGATCTTGAGCTTTGAGACGTTGGAGCATGTCGCCGATGACCGGCTGTTTCTGGACCATCTCGTGCAGATGTTGAATCCGGGAGGGACACTTGTGATCTCCACCCCGTACGGTCGAGGTCGCGGGATGCCGACGAGCGAACCGTTTCACGTTCACCAACTGACGGAGGCGGAGTTTCAACACCTGTTCGCCTCTTATCCGGAGCTCAGCGTCGAGTTCTACAACCAGCGCGGCCCCACGTTTGAAAAAGAACGCCGTGAGGGCGTCCGGTACTTCCTCGGCATCGCCGTGTGTACGAAAACTTCGTGA